In Sphingobium amiense, a genomic segment contains:
- a CDS encoding methyl-accepting chemotaxis protein encodes MFPAARIAPPDGPLIAALHRGSASSVVRLGQPLSEAVDRFQQDSALRLLPVLDSHGRPAGAIYERDMRRILFNPFGHALLRNPSFGGRLDDHVKPCPTVERTDSVEALVDLFAAQGAGCEGLIVTDAGRYTGVLGSALLLRLSAERDARVALARADRAERITRESAAFRQDIAAMITGMAAMADQLSALATQAASHASADSADSAAMAVAAAQTAERLAELAAGGADLAQLFAAMEGEAQDAGTAIAEAAARSRSGLARSEALQAEADQVGEVVALIDSIARATSMLALNAGIEAARAGEAGQGFAVVAREVQALAQQTRGAAASIGGRIDHMRAAIADVAEGQAHMNATMTRADRLSAAVFEAVRQQSAFSRAIADSVAEAGSASTHIRAGARQISDTAQLRIATARDMRDVAGRLAGEAHQLERRAGGFIAAMGAA; translated from the coding sequence ATGTTCCCTGCCGCCCGCATCGCTCCGCCCGACGGTCCCCTCATCGCTGCCCTGCATCGGGGCAGCGCGTCTTCCGTCGTGCGCCTTGGCCAGCCGCTCAGCGAAGCGGTCGACCGGTTCCAGCAGGATTCGGCGCTCCGCCTCCTGCCCGTGCTCGACAGCCACGGACGCCCGGCCGGCGCGATCTACGAGCGCGACATGCGCCGTATCCTGTTCAATCCCTTCGGCCACGCCCTTCTGCGCAACCCCAGTTTCGGCGGGCGGCTCGACGACCATGTGAAGCCCTGCCCGACGGTCGAGCGGACCGACAGCGTGGAAGCGCTGGTCGACCTGTTCGCGGCGCAGGGGGCGGGGTGCGAAGGGCTGATCGTGACCGACGCGGGCCGCTATACCGGGGTGCTGGGCAGCGCGCTGCTGCTGCGCCTCTCCGCCGAGCGCGACGCGCGGGTCGCGCTGGCGCGCGCCGACCGGGCCGAGCGCATCACGCGTGAAAGCGCGGCCTTCCGGCAGGATATCGCCGCGATGATCACCGGCATGGCGGCGATGGCCGACCAGTTGTCCGCGCTCGCGACGCAGGCCGCATCCCACGCCAGCGCCGACAGCGCCGACAGCGCCGCCATGGCCGTGGCCGCGGCGCAGACGGCGGAGCGGCTTGCCGAACTCGCGGCGGGCGGCGCGGATCTCGCCCAGCTTTTCGCGGCGATGGAGGGTGAAGCGCAGGATGCTGGCACCGCCATCGCAGAAGCCGCCGCGCGCAGCCGCTCAGGCCTTGCCCGCAGCGAAGCCCTGCAGGCCGAAGCCGATCAGGTGGGCGAAGTCGTCGCCCTCATCGACAGCATCGCCCGCGCGACCAGCATGCTGGCGCTCAACGCAGGGATCGAGGCGGCGCGCGCGGGTGAGGCGGGACAGGGCTTCGCCGTCGTCGCGCGCGAAGTGCAGGCGCTCGCCCAGCAGACGCGCGGCGCGGCGGCCTCCATCGGCGGGCGGATCGACCATATGCGCGCCGCCATCGCCGACGTGGCGGAGGGGCAGGCGCATATGAACGCGACGATGACGCGCGCCGACCGGCTGTCCGCCGCCGTGTTCGAAGCGGTGCGCCAGCAAAGCGCCTTCAGCCGCGCCATCGCCGACAGCGTGGCGGAGGCCGGGTCCGCCAGCACCCACATCCGCGCGGGCGCACGGCAGATCAGCGACACCGCACAGCTCCGCATCGCCACGGCGCGCGACATGCGCGACGTCGCCGGGCGGCTTGCAGGCGAGGCGCATCAGCTCGAACGGCGGGCAGGCGGCTTCATCGCGGCGATGGGCGCGGCCTGA
- a CDS encoding polyphosphate kinase 2 family protein — protein sequence MTIDLADYETGAKYRGDYDADLAALQQRLAKIQVAHILHDRRSVILLEGWDAAGKGGIIKRMTADWDPRYYQVHPIAAPSEIERDHHFLWRFWTRLPAGRNIAIFDRSWYGRVLVERVEGFCPKKDWKRAYDEINAFEAQQIDAGTNLIKLFVHITQETQDEQLAQRLDTPWKRWKTGADDYRNRARRADYLDAMHAMFKKTDSKRAPWDVIDNNHRKAGRIAALKTVADRLEALVPMDFPAADPAVVELAHKAFGYRPGKS from the coding sequence ATGACCATCGACCTTGCCGATTACGAGACCGGCGCGAAATACAGGGGCGACTATGACGCCGATCTCGCCGCGCTTCAGCAGCGGCTGGCGAAGATTCAGGTCGCGCACATCCTCCACGACCGGCGCAGCGTCATCCTGCTGGAGGGCTGGGACGCGGCGGGCAAGGGCGGCATCATCAAGCGGATGACTGCCGACTGGGACCCGCGCTATTATCAGGTCCATCCCATCGCCGCGCCGAGCGAGATCGAGCGCGACCATCATTTCCTCTGGCGCTTCTGGACGCGCCTGCCCGCCGGGCGCAACATCGCGATTTTCGACCGGAGCTGGTATGGCCGCGTGCTGGTGGAACGGGTCGAGGGCTTCTGTCCGAAAAAGGACTGGAAGCGCGCCTATGACGAAATCAACGCGTTCGAGGCGCAGCAGATCGACGCGGGCACCAACCTCATCAAGCTCTTCGTCCACATCACACAGGAAACGCAGGACGAACAGCTCGCCCAGCGGCTCGACACGCCGTGGAAGCGGTGGAAGACGGGCGCGGACGATTACCGCAACCGCGCCCGCCGCGCCGACTATCTCGACGCGATGCACGCCATGTTCAAAAAGACCGACAGCAAGCGCGCGCCATGGGACGTGATCGACAACAACCATCGCAAGGCCGGGCGCATCGCCGCGTTGAAGACGGTCGCCGACCGGCTGGAAGCGCTGGTGCCGATGGATTTCCCCGCCGCCGATCCGGCGGTCGTCGAGCTTGCGCATAAAGCCTTCGGCTATCGCCCCGGAAAAAGCTGA